Proteins from one Ananas comosus cultivar F153 linkage group 5, ASM154086v1, whole genome shotgun sequence genomic window:
- the LOC109710475 gene encoding serine/threonine-protein kinase EDR1-like isoform X2: MEDIPSDPGKSEAPNPNTSWWPSDLTGKLRSVSLMPEEQNLGAAGSASNAGQELSPRAASQILWSTGTLSSPIPNGFYSIIPDKKLKELFDTIPSPEDLNSFGIEGLKAEIILVDADKDKKLSMLKQLSAALVKGLSSNPASLIKKLAGLVSDFYKRPNPQLSPAKATAEEIAHLMENRGIQLLGQIRHGSCRPRAILFKVLADSVGLESKLVVGLPGDESVECTDSDKHMSVVVVLNSVELLVDLMRFPGQLVPFSAKAIFTSHISAAGESDSADYDSCDSPLEPNSPLCGFYERIDGESQELDENARSLGIRRTEASNVSGPSLRNIMLRSASLAESKLSLSHSEPNITNAFWGRSRSKVVADQQRTASSRSDGASTSNTRRARRRSISITPEIGDDIVRAVRAMNETMKQNRLLRDQNDGSSHLDSKKEDVNASPQNVAEYDLNINDESSSRATSLYNVSRRQITSQKAISLPSSPHEFSDRNSELSTPSDFLTAEDLMSTWNKVLRSSPFLNKPLLPFEEWHIDFSELTVGTRVGIGFFGEVFRGIWNGTDVAIKVFLEQDLTAENMEDFCNEISILSRLRHPNVILFLGACMRPPHLSLVTEYMEMGSLYYLIHMSGQKKKLNWRRRLKMLRDICRGLMCMHRMKIVHRDLKSANCLVNRHWTVKICDFGLSRAMTGAPMSDNSSAGTPEWMAPELMRNEPFTEKCDIFSLGVIMWELCTLNRPWEGKPSVQVVYSVANEGARLKIPDGPLGCLISDCWAESEKRPNCQEILTRLLDCEYTLC; this comes from the exons ATGGAGGATATCCCAAGTGATCCTGGGAAATCGGAAGCTCCGAATCCGAATACAAGTTGGTGGCCCTCAGACCTAACAGGCAAGTTGCGGTCTGTTTCTTTAATGCCGGAAGAACAGAATTTGGGCGCAGCTGGCTCGGCCTCTAATGCTGGACAAGAACTTTCGCCTCGGGCTGCTTCTCAGATTTTGTGGTCCACTGGAACATTATCCAGTCCAATACCAAATGGTTTTTATTCTATCATTCCG GATAAGAAGCTGAAGGAGCTTTTTGACACTATTCCTTCTCCAGAAGACCTCAATTCTTTTGGGATTGAGGGGCTAAAAGCTGAGATCATTCTTGTAGATGCAGATAAGGATAAGAAGCTTTCCATGCTTAAACAATTAAGTGCAGCACTGGTGAAAGGATTGAGCTCTAATCCAGCTTCACTAATTAAAAAGCTTGCTGGTTTG GTATCGGATTTTTATAAACGTCCAAATCCACAGTTGAGCCCTGCAAAAGCTACAGCTGAAGAAATTGCTCATTTGATGGAAAATCGTGGAATTCAACTCTTGGGGCAGATAAGGCATGGATCATGTAGGCCAAGGGCCATTCTGTTTAAGGTTCTTGCTGATTCTGTAGGTCTTGAGAGCAAACTGGTGGTG GGCCTGCCTGGTGATGAATCTGTTGAATGTACAGACTCGGACAAGCATATGTCTGTGGTAGTTGTGCTAAACTCTGTGGAGTTGCTTGTTGATCTGATGCGTTTCCCAGGACAACTTGTTCCATTCTCAGCCAAGGCTATTTTCACATCCCATATTTCTGCAGCTGGAGAGAGTGACTCTGCTGATTATGATTCTTGTGATTCTCCCCTTGAACCTAATAGTCCTTTGTGTGGCTTTTATGAGAGAATTGATGGTGAAAG TCAAGAACTAGACGAAAATGCCAGATCTTTAGGCATCCGAAGAACTGAGGCCTCAAATGTATCTGGCCCTTCACTACGGAATATCATGTTGAGATCTGCCAGTCTAGCTGAGAGTAAATTAAG TTTATCGCATAGTGAACCAAACATTACAAATGCTTTCTGGGGTCGTAGCAGGAGCAAAGTCGTTGCTGATCAACAAAGGACAGCTAGTTCAAg GTCAGATGGGGCATCAACATCTAATACTCGTAGAGCTCGAAGAAGAAGCATTAGTATTACTCCTGAAATTGGTGATGATATTGTGAG GGCCGTCCGCGCAATGAATGAAACAATGAAGCAAAATCGCCTTTTAAGAGACCAGAATGATGGAAGTTCTCATTTGGATTCAAAAAAAGAGGATGTAAATGCTTCGCCACAAAAT GTAGCAGAATATGATCTAAATATTAATGATGAATCATCTAGTAGAGCAACCAGTTTGTACAATGTTTCAAGAAGGCAAATCACCAGTCAGAAGGCAATATCGTTACCTTCATCCCCCCATGAATTCAGCGATCGCAATTCCGAGTTAAGCACACCTTCAGACTTCCTAACGGCAGAAGATTTGATGTCGACATGGAACAAAGTCTTGCGGTCTTCACCATTCTTGAACAAGCCTTTATTGCCTTTCGAAGAATGGCATATTGATTTTTCAGAGCTTACTGTTGGAACTCGAGTTGGAATAG GGTTTTTTGGAGAGGTTTTTCGGGGAATATGGAATGGTACAGATGTTGCAATTAAAGTATTTCTAGAGCAAGATTTGACAGCTGAGAATATGGAAGATTTCTGCAATGAAATATCCATATTAAG CCGACTTCGACATCCAAATG TAATATTATTCCTGGGAGCATGCATGAGGCCTCCTCACCTATCACTGGTCACCGAGTACATGGAGATGGGTtcattatattatctaattcaTATGAGTGGGCAGAAAAAGAAGCTCAACTGGCGTAGGAGGTTGAAAATGCTTCGTGATATTTGCAG GGGGTTGATGTGCATGCACCGCATGAAAATAGTCCACCGTGATTTGAAAAGTGCAAATTGTCTGGTGAATAGGCACTGGACTGTCAAGATTTGTGATTTTGGGCTCTCTCGAGCAATGACTGGTGCTCCGATGAGTGACAATTCATCTGCAGGAACTCCCGAATGGATGGCTCCGGAGCTCATGCGCAATGAACCCTTCACAGAAAAATGCGATATTTTCAGTCTTGGAGTGATAATGTGGGAACTCTGCACCCTAAATAGGCCGTGGGAAGGGAAACCATCAGTCCAA GTTGTCTACTCTGTTGCTAATGAAGGAGCAAGGCTAAAAATTCCTGATGGGCCTCTTGGCTGCCTAATTTCAG ATTGCTGGGCGGAGTCTGAGAAAAGACCGAACTGCCAGGAGATACTTACCCGCTTGCTCGATTGCGAATACACTCTTTGCTGA
- the LOC109710475 gene encoding serine/threonine-protein kinase EDR1-like isoform X1, with amino-acid sequence MEDIPSDPGKSEAPNPNTSWWPSDLTGKLRSVSLMPEEQNLGAAGSASNAGQELSPRAASQILWSTGTLSSPIPNGFYSIIPDKKLKELFDTIPSPEDLNSFGIEGLKAEIILVDADKDKKLSMLKQLSAALVKGLSSNPASLIKKLAGLVSDFYKRPNPQLSPAKATAEEIAHLMENRGIQLLGQIRHGSCRPRAILFKVLADSVGLESKLVVGLPGDESVECTDSDKHMSVVVVLNSVELLVDLMRFPGQLVPFSAKAIFTSHISAAGESDSADYDSCDSPLEPNSPLCGFYERIDGESQELDENARSLGIRRTEASNVSGPSLRNIMLRSASLAESKLSLSHSEPNITNAFWGRSRSKVVADQQRTASSSPEHPLSRVRGRSMLSGDRHSFRDYADGVATSRSDGASTSNTRRARRRSISITPEIGDDIVRAVRAMNETMKQNRLLRDQNDGSSHLDSKKEDVNASPQNVAEYDLNINDESSSRATSLYNVSRRQITSQKAISLPSSPHEFSDRNSELSTPSDFLTAEDLMSTWNKVLRSSPFLNKPLLPFEEWHIDFSELTVGTRVGIGFFGEVFRGIWNGTDVAIKVFLEQDLTAENMEDFCNEISILSRLRHPNVILFLGACMRPPHLSLVTEYMEMGSLYYLIHMSGQKKKLNWRRRLKMLRDICRGLMCMHRMKIVHRDLKSANCLVNRHWTVKICDFGLSRAMTGAPMSDNSSAGTPEWMAPELMRNEPFTEKCDIFSLGVIMWELCTLNRPWEGKPSVQVVYSVANEGARLKIPDGPLGCLISDCWAESEKRPNCQEILTRLLDCEYTLC; translated from the exons ATGGAGGATATCCCAAGTGATCCTGGGAAATCGGAAGCTCCGAATCCGAATACAAGTTGGTGGCCCTCAGACCTAACAGGCAAGTTGCGGTCTGTTTCTTTAATGCCGGAAGAACAGAATTTGGGCGCAGCTGGCTCGGCCTCTAATGCTGGACAAGAACTTTCGCCTCGGGCTGCTTCTCAGATTTTGTGGTCCACTGGAACATTATCCAGTCCAATACCAAATGGTTTTTATTCTATCATTCCG GATAAGAAGCTGAAGGAGCTTTTTGACACTATTCCTTCTCCAGAAGACCTCAATTCTTTTGGGATTGAGGGGCTAAAAGCTGAGATCATTCTTGTAGATGCAGATAAGGATAAGAAGCTTTCCATGCTTAAACAATTAAGTGCAGCACTGGTGAAAGGATTGAGCTCTAATCCAGCTTCACTAATTAAAAAGCTTGCTGGTTTG GTATCGGATTTTTATAAACGTCCAAATCCACAGTTGAGCCCTGCAAAAGCTACAGCTGAAGAAATTGCTCATTTGATGGAAAATCGTGGAATTCAACTCTTGGGGCAGATAAGGCATGGATCATGTAGGCCAAGGGCCATTCTGTTTAAGGTTCTTGCTGATTCTGTAGGTCTTGAGAGCAAACTGGTGGTG GGCCTGCCTGGTGATGAATCTGTTGAATGTACAGACTCGGACAAGCATATGTCTGTGGTAGTTGTGCTAAACTCTGTGGAGTTGCTTGTTGATCTGATGCGTTTCCCAGGACAACTTGTTCCATTCTCAGCCAAGGCTATTTTCACATCCCATATTTCTGCAGCTGGAGAGAGTGACTCTGCTGATTATGATTCTTGTGATTCTCCCCTTGAACCTAATAGTCCTTTGTGTGGCTTTTATGAGAGAATTGATGGTGAAAG TCAAGAACTAGACGAAAATGCCAGATCTTTAGGCATCCGAAGAACTGAGGCCTCAAATGTATCTGGCCCTTCACTACGGAATATCATGTTGAGATCTGCCAGTCTAGCTGAGAGTAAATTAAG TTTATCGCATAGTGAACCAAACATTACAAATGCTTTCTGGGGTCGTAGCAGGAGCAAAGTCGTTGCTGATCAACAAAGGACAGCTAGTTCAAg CCCAGAGCATCCTTTGTCTAGAGTTCGCGGGAGGTCCATGCTGAGTGGTGATAGACATTCATTTAGAGATTATGCTGATGGTGTTGCCACATCAAG GTCAGATGGGGCATCAACATCTAATACTCGTAGAGCTCGAAGAAGAAGCATTAGTATTACTCCTGAAATTGGTGATGATATTGTGAG GGCCGTCCGCGCAATGAATGAAACAATGAAGCAAAATCGCCTTTTAAGAGACCAGAATGATGGAAGTTCTCATTTGGATTCAAAAAAAGAGGATGTAAATGCTTCGCCACAAAAT GTAGCAGAATATGATCTAAATATTAATGATGAATCATCTAGTAGAGCAACCAGTTTGTACAATGTTTCAAGAAGGCAAATCACCAGTCAGAAGGCAATATCGTTACCTTCATCCCCCCATGAATTCAGCGATCGCAATTCCGAGTTAAGCACACCTTCAGACTTCCTAACGGCAGAAGATTTGATGTCGACATGGAACAAAGTCTTGCGGTCTTCACCATTCTTGAACAAGCCTTTATTGCCTTTCGAAGAATGGCATATTGATTTTTCAGAGCTTACTGTTGGAACTCGAGTTGGAATAG GGTTTTTTGGAGAGGTTTTTCGGGGAATATGGAATGGTACAGATGTTGCAATTAAAGTATTTCTAGAGCAAGATTTGACAGCTGAGAATATGGAAGATTTCTGCAATGAAATATCCATATTAAG CCGACTTCGACATCCAAATG TAATATTATTCCTGGGAGCATGCATGAGGCCTCCTCACCTATCACTGGTCACCGAGTACATGGAGATGGGTtcattatattatctaattcaTATGAGTGGGCAGAAAAAGAAGCTCAACTGGCGTAGGAGGTTGAAAATGCTTCGTGATATTTGCAG GGGGTTGATGTGCATGCACCGCATGAAAATAGTCCACCGTGATTTGAAAAGTGCAAATTGTCTGGTGAATAGGCACTGGACTGTCAAGATTTGTGATTTTGGGCTCTCTCGAGCAATGACTGGTGCTCCGATGAGTGACAATTCATCTGCAGGAACTCCCGAATGGATGGCTCCGGAGCTCATGCGCAATGAACCCTTCACAGAAAAATGCGATATTTTCAGTCTTGGAGTGATAATGTGGGAACTCTGCACCCTAAATAGGCCGTGGGAAGGGAAACCATCAGTCCAA GTTGTCTACTCTGTTGCTAATGAAGGAGCAAGGCTAAAAATTCCTGATGGGCCTCTTGGCTGCCTAATTTCAG ATTGCTGGGCGGAGTCTGAGAAAAGACCGAACTGCCAGGAGATACTTACCCGCTTGCTCGATTGCGAATACACTCTTTGCTGA